From the genome of Kiritimatiellales bacterium:
AAACAAGACAGTGAAGCAGCAAATAAGCTTAAAAAATCCGATAACTTTTTTGATGTTGAAATCGAAATGCTTGGAGTCTGGGATACAGTAAAATCAACTAAAGACCCAGACAGAAAAGATACCGTCCTCTATCCAAATGTAAAAGCTGCTTATCATGCGATAGCAATTGATGAAAAGCGTAAAAACTTCCCTATATTGCATTTTGATACGGATTCACGTGTCACGCAAACTTGGTTTTCTGGTGTTCATTCAGATATCGGCGGAGGGTATCCAGATGAAGAATCTCAACTTTCTAATATTACATTGAGTTGGATGATTGATGCTGCAAAAAAACATGGGCTAGAATTTATTGAAAATATAAATGACCGGCTAGCCCTTGATACAGATGGAACCAGTAAAATGCATGATTCATACTGTGGAAATTGGAGAGTGTTGGGCAAACACATCCGACAAATTAATCCAAACGATCATGTCCATTCGTCAGTAAGAACTCGTATTTTGAATAATGCCAGTTATCGCCCGCTAAATTTACCAGACAATCCATTATACATATAAAGGGCTTTATATGGACGAAAACGAAACTATTGAAAAATTGTGTGATTTTTTAATCAAGCAAGGCTGGAAAATAAAAAGTAAAGTTCTTGCTGGTGAACGCGGCATCGATGTTGAAGCCATTGACCCAAACAATAAACTTTTTCTTATCGAAGCAAAAGGAAGCACATCTTCTAAAAAAGGAAGTTCTCGTTTCGGAAAACCTTATAAAAAAACACAAGTATTTGATGTTGCATCAAAAGGGCTAATGCTATGTTTTCATCACTTAATGAAAAAATCTAGTTGCGACATCGGTTTTGTCTATCCTGCAAATAAACATTTTAGCTTTTATATCGATCCTCTTGTTCC
Proteins encoded in this window:
- a CDS encoding DUF2235 domain-containing protein, which produces MATRNLVLLFDGTWNKATENGDDNQTNVEKLYHFLPKNYKYNVHYEEGVGTKSNEKILGGTFGAGIDERISGAYRFLQRRYAEDTDNKLFIFGFSRGAYTARTFAQLLYYCGMPRKEQNMKNAWKSYYKQDSEAANKLKKSDNFFDVEIEMLGVWDTVKSTKDPDRKDTVLYPNVKAAYHAIAIDEKRKNFPILHFDTDSRVTQTWFSGVHSDIGGGYPDEESQLSNITLSWMIDAAKKHGLEFIENINDRLALDTDGTSKMHDSYCGNWRVLGKHIRQINPNDHVHSSVRTRILNNASYRPLNLPDNPLYI